The sequence TGATCTGCCATCAGTCTGTGTAGATGATGTTCAGTCCAGATGTTTGCAGAGGACACTCGTCCACACTCATGGGACAGACACTAAACTAGTGTGGGGACAGTTCTGGGCTGCAGTGGACCAAGTGTCCAAATGGCTGAATCAACCCTGTGGAACTCTGAATGCAGACAGAACACAGAACATGGACTAGACCACCAAACAATAACATATGGGTGATAGGAACCCAACTGTCAGAGGACCAAATCTGGACAATGGAAGAGAAGGGACGTATGTGGGCGTTCCACTAGATCCAGACTCAGCTTCAAAAAGGCCCCAAAACAGAAGAACCGCACCGGACTAGAACTGGACTAATGTCAGATGGAGCAGGACCTCAGTCCCACTAGGAGGACCTGAAGGGTGTGGACTCATGTCTCTGTCAGGACCGTGGACACTTGGACTCAACTCCACTTCACTGATGGAGCTCAGTATCCCACGGTGGTGGAGGTGGTCAGTGGGAGGAGTTAAACATCACACTGGCAACAACATCGTATCCCATCATGCGTCGGTCTGTGGCGGCTACGAGGGGTTGTCGTCACAGTCACCATGACAACCAGGCTGGTGTAACCACGGCGACCACAACAGTGGAACAAACTCAGACATGTGACCACTTCCCCTCAGTGGAGCAGCTCCAGTTTCATCTGAAACACAAACAGCATCAGTCAACTTTAGTCTGCTTACAGACGTCTGCCAGTGGTTCAGGTCTGACCCAGCTCCATCTGAAGGACTTCAACAGTTCAGGGTCTTCCAGATCAGGTCAGACCGGTCTGGGACCAGAACACTCCTTTTCCTCACCAGGTCTTTGGAACATCTCCACCATGTGGTTTTACATGGGGCAGACCTGCACGTGTTGATCTGCAGGCtttaatgacctttgaccccaggccAGGACAGACCCTGGCGTCTGTTCCTGATAAAGGTCTGGGTGGTCCTTCTGGTTTCAATTGAGTCCTGGTCCATCCTAGATGAAGACCACGATGCTTCTGGATTCATGAGGTTCACATAAGGCTTCATTCAGGATCAGTAAAGTCTGGACTAAGGTTCTCCACAGTGATCcagacccatgtggttctatcaggtCTAAGTGAATGCCTTTGGATGCATACATTTGTTGTCCAACTAGTGGGTCTTGGCCCATCTAAGGGACCTGTCCTGATGCGTCCTTTGGACCAAATCAGGCTTAAAATCACCTGTTCACGCCAGTGTTTTTTTATGAGTTCATCTCCTAAATTGCTTCTGTTTAATGGTGTTTCactgtgaatgtgatgaatggaCGAATATTCACACATGAACAGAAGCTGACGTACGTTGTGTTCATTCTGTCGACAGTGCAGAACATCACTGCATCAATCATGGCGTCAGATTTCTATAAAAAgttgaaaacaagaaaaaacgtTCACAGACGACTTctcagcttataaatatgaataacaacaatttgatttagTTGCACACAGTGCGCATATTTTcacactgggcatttattttttgctttttttttgcacaggtttcaacaactttttttgcttgtaaaaacaaaataaaaaatctacctgtaaaaagtgaaaaaagaacactcaagtttcaaatattgtaattaaacacttttagagaatcagcttatttttttttatttgagtaggtgttctcaaccctcaaaggtaaactaatctatacgcaataaaacaaaaaggcataaatgacaacattataacagctatttccacttccagtcaacctaaaattacttggaccCAAAACCTTtctgcatccaaacacagaacagtcaaacatttagcattctaacacagtaatgaaaatagaataagataaagtaaatatcctgtggaattttgtaaaaaaaaaaatccacaaacataacaaaagcatattttatcacctcaagtctctcagttcaaactccaaatttGAAAATAGGcaaaagggaatatggatcaaatctaaccaaacatcacatgCATACAGTGTGTGTGGCTTCAGGTCATACTCGCCTCCATGTGTGAtagagaaataagtttgacaaaGTTCCTCAGAGTACCCTCTGTGAATCACCCCCCACCGCTTTCGCCGATGtcttttctgtagctgcattttctttttttgcgcggagtttccatgatttccgccAATATTTGCATGTCGGTGTCTGAgggtttttcctttgttttttgtgtgtcagtgggcggagctcaggaggacactggtgacaggttgatggactcctgaacttacgtgtatgttggttgattgacagcggactcAGCCCGTGGTGACAGTGCCGTCACTGCTATAacatgaaagtcatgtttggagaaaAGTGACTGTCCTGCACTTGGGAGAGATGGAGCTAATCAAATGCGGGACATTGTCTCAATTTGCGGGACgtggaaaaaatgttcaaaatgctGTGCAGTTCTGCACAAAGTGGGACACTTGGTCACCCTAGTTGGTCCCAGGGCctgggcctatctgtgggtacaatttggtaaagatggttggaatagttttccgctaaagttgctaacaaccaaacaaacaaacaaacaaacacacaaagcaaagtgatcacaaaacctcctggcagaggtaacaaatgaaccaaagactaataaaagtgggtttagctaaatatgacccctttaaaatatcCAGCCTAAGTCTTTATTGATCAGTGTTCTTTGGATCATCTAATAATATTCACTTTGCCATACTGGTATAGACGTCTGTCTCGGGGCTACACCACCGGTACATAGCTTAAAGTATTCACTCGTCTCCAGACAATCATCACTGTATTTcagacacacaaaacagaacTCTTCTGCACATCGGATGCAGAAGATGTGTTTGCAGCCGGTTGTGTTATGTTCTATGAGGAAACCACAGCTGGGACAAGCGCGTACAGACGGACATCCACTGATCCCTTCTATATCCTGAAAAGTGGCGTCTGGACAGTTCCTTAGTGTTTCCACTGACGTGTTGATGCAGCCATCGTTTCCACAGCGGTCCGTACGTGGAGATGGTCCTTTCCATTCACGCAGGCACTGCcagcagaataaataaaacctgttCTTTTCAGTTGTGCACAATGTGCATTCAACACACAGGTCAGTGAAGTCAGTTCTCACCACAGAGGAATTGCAGCCGGGACACTGTAATGGTGTTGAAGGAATAAGGAAATGTGAATTTTAAACATAACCCATTGATAGAAGATAAAGTTTTGATATTTTAAATACTTACTCGTTTGACATCAAGTCGATCCTTTGAATTGCTGAACATTTTCTTTTCAAAGTAGCCCATTTCTTCAGGAGTGAGAAGAGCCATTTTACTGACTTCTTCAAAGGACCACTCAACATCACAGCCATACTCACCACACATAAATGTGGTCATACCCTTCAAATGGAAGtggattatttattattattgttatttttatgtatttatgtatttatgtatttatttatgtatttatttatttatttatttttaaataaagtcCAAAGCATGCTTGTATTGGCCATAGCATCATTTCTAGAAGCTTACAATCATGGAAAAAAATCCTtataccatcaaaagtaatcaaaaacaaaggctatgcaatcaagtactaactcctgtgtgtatcatgtgactaaaacagacagaaagaaaacatggaatgcctacaagcactgtttttgtcagtacaatgccatagctattgatgtaagaactgaagtgattttggttattatcaagaaaaacatgttaaatggatagacatcagctctgaaattaaactactatgagctgtttttgttgttatcattatatttgtccaaacaaatgtacctttagttgtaccaagcattaaaatgaacaagaaactgaagaaaacaagggtggtaataattttttctgcgactgtatgccAGATCatgacactgcccccacaggcttgtactgcaggCATTAGGCATGATGATCTCACCCTGATGAACCTGTtagtctggaacagggtcagtctggactcctcagaccacatTAATATCCAGTGTCATAGTTATTACCTCTGctaagtgtaacggcggaggttatgttttcatcggggtttgtctgtctgtctgtttgtttgtttgttgtttgtctgttagcaagataactcaaaaagttatggatggattttcatgagattttcaggaaatgttaatactggcacaaggaacaaatgattaaattttggtggtgttggggagggggggctgatctgccttggcggaggtttgcgctctccgagtgtttttctagttatcTCTACAATCACTTATCTACATCAGTTAGTGGTCATATTTGAACAAGATCCATAAATTCAATGAGATggataatctatctatctatctatctatctatctatctatctatctatctatctatctatctatctatctatctatctatctatctatctatctatctatctatctatctattatactGACTGGACCACATCATCTTGTTATAGTACAATCATATATTTGCTTCCTTCTAAAATAAGACCAGATTCATGGGACTTTATTGATTTAAATTCATGGAGGACTCACCTGATCCAACAACCTTCGACACCATTTGGTCAGAGACATGGGGGTGACAGCGTGACCACAGGACATCAGGGCTCGTAGGGACTTGTATTCATCCAACTCAactaagaaacacacacaaaacacatgatGTGAGATTAGACATTAGATGAAATAATGATGTACCAGTTCTTACTAAATATGTGTCTCTTAAAGCCAGTATAACTCACTTCTGACCCCCATCCCCTAATCCCAAACCTCTGTGTCAATACATTTCCTATCAGGCTGAACAGGACCAAACTTTGTTATATTTGAAGCAGGTTCATGTTCTACTTTACTTTCATTTTGATCGGAGAGCGTCTGCATTTCAGTCAAGGTGACATGGCAACTAAGAGAACATTATCCAATCACATGAGGACAAGACAATACAAACACCTGTGATTGGCTACTGGGTTAGAACTTGGATCCTAGGGTGGACCTTTGACcgtccaatgagagcacagcctcATGTCACCTGTTTAATGAAACTCAGTTCATTTAACTATTTAACTGTTGATTCATTTTCAGTGTTGACATGAATTACAGGACACAGGAAAAGTACACTGTTgttcataaagttagaataattttgttttcatttctgtttttattcctattaccCGTTCTATTCCCACCAGTGAGCTGATGGACTTTTTGAATGAAATATATTAAAGTTTGTACAATAAAACTTTGGTTAATATAGGCATGTTATACCTCATTAGAAAGATTAGGTTCTCTGCAACTGTGTCATTAAGTTCATTTTGTAAAAGAGAATAGAATGGGGACTGTCTGATTAATTATGTTCCTCTtcaaaaataggttttaaaaaaagggaaaaaatcgACTAAATTCAACCTTATGTTGTAGAGGTTGTATTTTAGCCACATACTAAAAATAACAATTtacggaaaaaaataaataaataaaaaaaaaataaaaaaataaaaaatgtctggAACTAGAGGTTGTTACCTTTAGAGTGAGGGACCATTAATTAATTTGTCCTTCACTTATAAGCTTTGTAACTTAGTATGGCAAATGggagaaaattaacacaaattaggtgggaaggaacaggttaaaaGTAATTTTGTGACCCCTGTAAACCCCTTCCACTCCTCAAAAAAACTCTGCTTTTATCATATCCCTGTTATTTTAATCTTGACAGACTGTATATCCATTATatcttgtatatatttctttcatATTTAGTtggcttttgtatattttagtatttctttgtagttttgtatattattaatattttttggtacaatttgtgtgatattttacagAAACAgagttcctgtaacagtgacaacaaaatcctattctattctattctattctattctattctattctattctattctattctattctattctattctattctattctattcaacccAGTTACTTACATTGAAAACCTGATATGGATGGAACATATGTGATGTGTCGatcacaattaaaaaacaaacaaacaaaaagctacTTTCTTTCTGTGTTATTTCATTAAAACTCTCTCTAAAGTGTACTTTTGTTTACTCACAGTCCAGGACATCATCCTCGTCCACAAATGTCAGTGTAGGGTCCCTTGGGTCGTACATCTTCTCTCCTCCACATGAGTCGCTCCAGACTTCTTCACGGTTAGCACTCATTATTTCGTTAACTATCTCGTTAACTcggtttttcttcttcctcttctttgacAGTTTTGCGCCCATCCTGACTCAGGAGTCGAACAACTGACTGACAAAGTCTGCGGACACATTAGTTTGGTTACGTCCGCCCGTCATTCCCATAAGtcacctgactttttttttttttttttttttacatctaattGTAAGGCGGGTTCAGGTGTTTGGTTTCTGTTGCGTTTGCGTATTTAAGAAGACAGCCATGGGAAAAACGCGCAACCAACAGACGCATCTCATCCAGTCTCACCTGCGCACAGACCACGTGACCCTCGGACCATTATTATGGGGGTCCAGCTGAACGTGACCGGTcccagaggagaagagaagatcATCGACCTGTGCGACAGCGAAGACCAGATGAAGCGCTTAACTGTGATGCACCTGAAAAAGAAAATCATCAAGGAATTGGGAATAGGTAAGGTTATCaccttttgtgtttatttatttctttatttctttattatataaatgtatttattgttttttttcttttttcttttttttaaacacacataaaacaaaatatttaaacaaaacacaacacaggctgggagtggtcagaacataaatgaataaaattatatatatgcatatacacacaaatgcacacacacatacacataaggtacagattcagaaaactttatttatcccaaacgggcaattcatttgcagcttaccacagacatcagcccacgtCCTAAGTGCAATGTGACAGACATAAATagatcagtgcacaaatacaggactattgaaagcaactacgaataaatgcatttcagTAATCAACAATaaacaatcaat comes from Sphaeramia orbicularis chromosome 18, fSphaOr1.1, whole genome shotgun sequence and encodes:
- the LOC115438171 gene encoding potential E3 ubiquitin-protein ligase ariadne-2-like isoform X2; the protein is MGVRIELDEYKSLRALMSCGHAVTPMSLTKWCRRLLDQGMTTFMCGEYGCDVEWSFEEVSKMALLTPEEMGYFEKKMFSNSKDRLDVKRCPGCNSSVVRTDFTDLCVECTLCTTEKNRFYLFCWQCLREWKGPSPRTDRCGNDGCINTSVETLRNCPDATFQDIEGISGCPSVRACPSCGFLIEHNTTGCKHIFCIRCAEEFCFVCLKYSDDCLETSEYFKLCTGGVAPRQTSIPVWQSEYY
- the LOC115438171 gene encoding potential E3 ubiquitin-protein ligase ariadne-2-like isoform X1 encodes the protein MGAKLSKKRKKKNRVNEIVNEIMSANREEVWSDSCGGEKMYDPRDPTLTFVDEDDVLDFELDEYKSLRALMSCGHAVTPMSLTKWCRRLLDQGMTTFMCGEYGCDVEWSFEEVSKMALLTPEEMGYFEKKMFSNSKDRLDVKRCPGCNSSVVRTDFTDLCVECTLCTTEKNRFYLFCWQCLREWKGPSPRTDRCGNDGCINTSVETLRNCPDATFQDIEGISGCPSVRACPSCGFLIEHNTTGCKHIFCIRCAEEFCFVCLKYSDDCLETSEYFKLCTGGVAPRQTSIPVWQSEYY